GGCGTCAGTACCCTTTACGATGGCATATTTGCCGCTGTTGATGATTTCATCGGTCAGCTCCTTAGCCTTTGTAATGAGGCCTTCAGCTGTCAAACCCTCAGAACCAGTCTCCTTGTGATACTTCATATAAGTACCGTAGTAGAGGCATACACGAGCCAGCTGGGTGCGGGCTGCATCCTTGTGCAGACGGCCCTTCTCGGCCATTGTCTTCTCTGGGAGCCACTTAATGGCAAACTCCAAGTCTTCGATGATCTTATTCAATACGAAGTTGCGTGGGTCACGGCCCTTGAAGAGCTCTTCGTCATCGCCCGTCTGGAGGTCACTCTCATACCAAGGCACATCACCGAAATTACGGATCTTGCTATAGTAATCCTGTGCTCTGAAGAAACGGATTTCTGCCACATACTTGTTGATGTCGGCCTCAGAGCCAGAAGCTGTATGATAGCGCTTCATGAAGTAGTTGCAGCTGCGCACGTTGCCCCAGCCCCAGCCACCGTCTGATGTAGGAACGGTGTAATTGTTGAACAGATAACCACTAGGGCTATTGGTTACAAAGTTATCACTCTCGCCATCAAGAGTAGATGAAGGACCTGCCAGCATGTTGCTGTAGATACCATTGGCGTACATCTTGAGGTCGTTGGCACTCTTCCAGTATGACTTATCTGTAAATGAGTCCATTGGGCTCAAGTCGGTATAGTTGCAAGATGCAAGTGTCATACCAGCCATCATACTCAAAATGAATATATTTTTAATTTTCATTGTCTGTCTATTTAAGTATTAATAATACACACTTTACGATTCTCTAATATTAGAATGATAAGTTCATACCTACAGAGATCTTCTTGTTGATAGGGTAAGTCATGTTACCAAGTGTCTCTGGGTCAGCGAACTTCACCTTCATAGGAGTGAATGTAAGGAGGTTTTCACCCTGTACAAATACTCTGAGGCGAGCAATGCCCACCTGCTTCAGCAAGTGTGAAGGGATAGAGTAACCTAATGTCACATTCTTCAAACGCAGGTATGCTGCATTGAGCATGTAGCGAGAAGAGGTGTTGTGGTTAGCACCATTTACACTGTAGTGATGGAGTTTTGGGAAGTAAGCACCACGGTTGTCCTCTGTCCAGTAGTCGAGAGATGTGGTCTGTGGAGTACACCACTCATTAGTGAAGCCCCAGAATGATGGACCACCCCAACCACCGAAGTAGTCGCGCTTGCCGATACCCTGCCAAAACATCTCGAAGTCGAAGCCCTTGTAGTCGGCACCTGCTGTGATACCGTATGCATAGCGAGGAGTTGAGTTACCGAGAATCTTGCGGTCGCCTGGCTTATCTACTGTACCTTCACCCCAGGTTACCTTCTTGTCACCATCGAGGTCTTCAAACTTCACGTCACCTGCACTCCAGTGGCCGCCGTCGATAGCCTTCTGATCCCAGCTGGCTGCTTCCTCGTCGCTCTGGAAGAGTCCGTTAGATACAAAACCCCAGATTTCGCCCAGCTTCTCGCCCACGTAGTGGTCGCCGATGAGGCGTGCGTCGTTAGAATACTTGGTGATTTCAGACTGGTAGTCAGACAATACACCCTTGATGTGGTAGCCCAAACCGCACTTCAATCGGTCGCTCCACTCTACAGAGATTTCCCAACCAGTGGTCTTCATGTTGGCTGCGTTGCTTCTTGGAACGCCTGTACCGAGCACAGAAGGCAGGGTAGCACCCTTTGTCAGCATATCCTTGGTGTCACGGCGATACCAGTCGAAAGATGCACTCAGTCGGTTGTTGAGCCATGTACCATCGATACCGAGGTCGAACTGGTTCACGGTCTCCCATGTAAATGAGCTACTTACCAGGCCAGGAGCATAAACTGCTACAGGACGTGTGCCGCCGAGCAATACGCCAGCCTTTGTGCTCAAGCCGTAGGTAGCCAGGTAAGGGAAGTTGCCAGATACGTTCTGGTTACCCAGAGAACCGTAAGATGCACGAATCTTCAGGTTGTCCCACCAGCTGCGCAATGGCTCGAAGAACTTCTCCTCTGATACACGCCAAGCTACAGAGCCTGAAGGGAAGAACGCATAGCGGTTGCCCTTGGCAAACTTAGAAGAACCATCCTCACGGCCGTTGAACTCGAAGAGGTACTTGCCCATGTAGTCGTAGTTCAAGCGGAAGAAGAGACCGTTGGTTGACCACATGCTTTCGCTACCGCTGGTAGAGATATCACCGTAAGCGAGGTTGATCTGTGGAGTATCGTTGTCGATGAGGTTCTTGCGGCCCACCCAGTGATACTTGTTGTGCTTCTTCTCCTGGTTGTAACCCACGAGTACCTTGAAGTTATGCTTTTCTGCCAATGAGAGTGAGTACTCTGCAAATGCATTGAATGCCTGATAGTAGTCATCGTAGTTAGATACGGTGATACTGCTTGGGTTGGTCCAAGGATAGTAGTTCTCTGTACCAGGAACGGCTGTATAGTCGTAGAAGTTGCGTACGTGCTCGTTAGAGTTTCTGCCGTAGAAGTTCCATGTATAGTCGGCGTTGATGACGAGACCCTTGATAGGAGTGATGCGTACGGCACCAGTCATCCACAAGTCGTTCTGGCGATACTTGGCGTTACCACCCTGCTCCATGATGGCGATAGGGTTGGTGTAGCTACCCTGGCCAGCATAGTGGCCATCAGGATGCTTCACTGGCATCAGTGGGCTCAAGTCGTTCTTCATCATACCTGAGTATGCGCTCAGACCAGAGTAAGCTGTAGGGTTCATCGCTGTGGTACCACCAGTAGGGTGGCGCTCTGATGTATAGGTATGAGTAATCTTAGCGCTTACATTCAGCCACTTGGTAATGTTAGAAGAGATGTTTACGTTAGCGTTGTACTTCTTATATTTATCGTCACCAGCGGTAAGGATACCCTTCTGGTCGTTCATGGCGATGGATGCATAGTAGGTAGTACGGTCGTTACCACCGCTGATGTTGGCATTGTAGATCTGAGAGAATGAAGTCTTGTAAAGCTCATTCCACCAGTCGGTATTGCCGCAGTAGCCATACTTTGCCTTATCGTATGCCTCGTCGAAGAATACAGGATCCTTACGGGTTCCGTTGAAGTATTCCTCTGTATATTTATAAACCTGATCCTTGAAGTATCGGCCTGAACCACCGTCATTCTTGTTAGCCTCGTCCATCATCTTGAGGTACTGCATAGAGTTAACGTTGTGGTATGACTTGGCAGGGCTCTGCCAGTAACCTGTGGCGTTGAATGAGATGTTAGGCTTGTCGCTCTTGCGACCTTTCTTGGTAGTAATGAGGATTACACCGTATGCTGCACGCGCACCGTAGATGGCTGCAGAAGAGGCGTCCTTCAATACAGAGATAGACTCCACGTCGTCTGGATTCACGAGGTTGGCATCCATCTGCACGTTGTCAACCAATACCAATGGGCTACCGCCGTTCAACGACGTGTTACCACGGATATTGTAGCTAGAGCTGGCACCAGGAGCACCACCACTGTTCATGGATACGTTGAGGTTGGGAACAACACCCTGGAGACCCTGTCCGATGTTGGTAATAGGGCGGTTTTCCAAAACCTTACCATCTACGTTGGCAACAGCACCAGAGAGGTTTACCTTCTTCTGTGTACCGTAACCTACGACAACGACTTCCTCCAAGCCTTGTGTGTCTTCAGCGAGAGTTACATTGAGACTTGTTCCGTTCCACTTTACTTCGCTATTTACGAAACCGATGTAAGAAACAACGATGGTAGTACCCTTAGTTACACCCTGGAGTGTGAACACTCCGTCCAAATCGGTAACTGTAGCATTCTTCGTGCCTTTCACTGATACTGACGCACCAATAATAGGTTCACCGGTAGCATCCTTTACCACACCTTTGCAAACAGCACCCTGCTGTGCAACCATAGTTGCTCCGAATGTGCTTGAGCTAGGAACAGTACTCGCATTGGCGGCACCTACTAAAATCGTAGATAGTAATAGGGTCATGCCAAACTGACTTCTTTTGTTCATAATTGTTTGGTTTTAAATGTTATTTTTAATTATATAGGATGAATATTTTCATTCTAATGAATAGTTAGCTATTATCTACTTTGCAGTTTTATAAACTACGCCATAGTTATTTAAAAACGTTATTAATGATGTCTTGTTTATGTTACACACTTAGGTCATTTATTATTTCCGTTTGCAAATTTATGGCTTTTTTAGTAAACTTGGATATTTTTGATAGTTAATAAATATTAAATGGGGTAAAAAAGGATATAGTTCGGTATTTTTTTTAGAGAAAATTACGCTAAAATCTGCCGAATAGCTTAGAATGAGCGATTTATGAGTTTTTCACCTCAATGGAGGTAATGATTTAGCAACGGTTCTAATTTCTACAATTTGCATACGTTTGATTGTCAAACAACTCTTTGTCATCTTGGTGGCAAAAATACAATTTTAAATTTAGAATACTGCATTGTTGCATGTTTTTTAGAGTTTATTATCATCTCAAATATAATTAGGACTCTGAAAATATGCAAAAATGTGCGGTATTTTATGAAATTATCCGTAGAATCTTACCGTATTCTCGAAATTTATTGTATTTTTGCAGCTGTAATGACATTTAATAAGAGGTGAAATGAACAATATAGTTTGCAAAGTAGCAGCACTTGGTGGCACTATCTCCACTGCTGATATATCTCATCTGTCAGAGTATAAACGACTGTTGAGAGCTAAGGAGCGTGGCGACTTGATAAAGTTGCGTCATGGCATATATGCCGTTCCCGATGCTTTGCTTAATACAATGATTGATGTGGAACGGATTGTACCTAATGGTATTGTATGCCTGTACAATGCGTGGGCTTACCATCAGCTTT
The Segatella copri DNA segment above includes these coding regions:
- a CDS encoding SusC/RagA family TonB-linked outer membrane protein, coding for MNKRSQFGMTLLLSTILVGAANASTVPSSSTFGATMVAQQGAVCKGVVKDATGEPIIGASVSVKGTKNATVTDLDGVFTLQGVTKGTTIVVSYIGFVNSEVKWNGTSLNVTLAEDTQGLEEVVVVGYGTQKKVNLSGAVANVDGKVLENRPITNIGQGLQGVVPNLNVSMNSGGAPGASSSYNIRGNTSLNGGSPLVLVDNVQMDANLVNPDDVESISVLKDASSAAIYGARAAYGVILITTKKGRKSDKPNISFNATGYWQSPAKSYHNVNSMQYLKMMDEANKNDGGSGRYFKDQVYKYTEEYFNGTRKDPVFFDEAYDKAKYGYCGNTDWWNELYKTSFSQIYNANISGGNDRTTYYASIAMNDQKGILTAGDDKYKKYNANVNISSNITKWLNVSAKITHTYTSERHPTGGTTAMNPTAYSGLSAYSGMMKNDLSPLMPVKHPDGHYAGQGSYTNPIAIMEQGGNAKYRQNDLWMTGAVRITPIKGLVINADYTWNFYGRNSNEHVRNFYDYTAVPGTENYYPWTNPSSITVSNYDDYYQAFNAFAEYSLSLAEKHNFKVLVGYNQEKKHNKYHWVGRKNLIDNDTPQINLAYGDISTSGSESMWSTNGLFFRLNYDYMGKYLFEFNGREDGSSKFAKGNRYAFFPSGSVAWRVSEEKFFEPLRSWWDNLKIRASYGSLGNQNVSGNFPYLATYGLSTKAGVLLGGTRPVAVYAPGLVSSSFTWETVNQFDLGIDGTWLNNRLSASFDWYRRDTKDMLTKGATLPSVLGTGVPRSNAANMKTTGWEISVEWSDRLKCGLGYHIKGVLSDYQSEITKYSNDARLIGDHYVGEKLGEIWGFVSNGLFQSDEEAASWDQKAIDGGHWSAGDVKFEDLDGDKKVTWGEGTVDKPGDRKILGNSTPRYAYGITAGADYKGFDFEMFWQGIGKRDYFGGWGGPSFWGFTNEWCTPQTTSLDYWTEDNRGAYFPKLHHYSVNGANHNTSSRYMLNAAYLRLKNVTLGYSIPSHLLKQVGIARLRVFVQGENLLTFTPMKVKFADPETLGNMTYPINKKISVGMNLSF